In one Acomys russatus chromosome X, mAcoRus1.1, whole genome shotgun sequence genomic region, the following are encoded:
- the Bcor gene encoding BCL-6 corepressor codes for MLSATPLYGNVHSWMNSERVRMCGTSEDRKIPVNDGDSSKARLELREENPLNHTVVDTSGAHRIDGLAALSMDRTGLIREGLRVPGNIVYSGLCGLGSEKGREAAPSSLGGLGFSSERNPEMQFKPNTPETAEASAVSGKPPNGFSAMYKTPPGIQKSAVATAESLGLDRPASDKQSPLNINGASYLRLPWVNPYMEGATPAIYPFLDSPNKYSLNMYKALLPQQSYGLTQPLYSPVCTSGERFLYLPPPNYGNPHIPSSLASPMRLSTPSASPAIPPLVHCSDKSLPWKMGVNPGTPVESHTYPHIQNSKQPRVPSAKAVNSSLPGDAALLLPPSPRPSPRVHLPAQPTGETYSEFHKHYPRISTSPSVSLTKPYMTVNSEFPTARLSNGKYPKVPDGGDGAQPMPGHTRKTTVQDRKDGGSPPLLEKQTVTKDVTDKPLDLSSKVVDVDASKADHVKKMAPTVLVHSRAASGLVLSGSEIPKETSPSGNGCAMYRSEIISTAPSSWVVPGPSPNEENSGKSMSLKNKALDWAIPQQRSSSCPRMGGTDAVITNVSGSVSSSGRPASASPAPNANADGTKTSRSSVDTTPSVIQHVGQPPATPAKHSGGTSSKGAKASNPEPSFKASENGLPPTSIFLSPNEAFRSPPIPYPRSYLPYPAPEGIALSPLSLHGKGPVYPHPVLLPNGSLFPGHLAPKPGLPYGLHTSRPEFVTYQDALGLGMVHPMLIPHTPMEITKEEKPERRSRSHERARYEDPTLRSRFSEMLEPSSAKLHPEVPTDKNLKPNPSWNQGKTGVKSDKLVYGDLLREEAEAKTDAGASKPGLAAENVGQNTESTKPSADPVIQQHRDFISLREELGRISDFHESYAFKQAPGQPVFSLGKDSVAAGTNKENLGVPVATPFLDTTLGSEGPALTFGKAQEDPKPFCVSSAPPSMDVTPTYTKDGTDEGDSNDGKVLKPKPSKLAKRIANSAGYVGDRFKCVTTELYADSSQLSREQRALQMEGLQEDSILCLPAAYCERAMMRFSELEMKEREGGHPATKDTEVCKFSPADWERLKGSQDKKPKPVALEEAVADQNDERCEYSTGNKHDLFEAPEDKALPVEKYFLERPPMSEPPTEQGAVVDVPHSPTLRLDRKRKVSGDSTHTETHAVEEQPEDPLKAKRRRLSKDDWPEREMTNSSSNHLEDPHYSELTNLKVCIELTGLHPKKQRHLLHLRERWEQQVSAAESKPGRQSKKEVTQAVQPEVTSQGNSITITEEKPGRKKAEAKGNRGWSEEALKSTDNDQGLPVFSGSPPMKSLSSTNASGKKQTQPSCTPASRLPAKQQKIKESQKTDVLCAEEEHCQAVSPLQKYTDNIEKPSGKRLCKTKHLIPQESRRGLPITGDYYVESTDSKMTVRRFRKRPEPSTTDLDLSPPAKQEPKPFDRLQQLLPPASQATQLPCSTSPQETTQSRPMPPEARRLIVNKNAGETLLQRAARLGYEEVVLYCLENKICDVNHRDNAGYCALHEACARGWLNIVRHLLEYGADVNCSAQDGTRPLHDAVENDHLEIVRLLLSYGADPTLATYSGRTIMKMTHSELMEKFLTDYLNDLQGRSDDDSSGSWDFYGSCVCEPDDESGYDVLANPPGPEDQDEDEDSYSDLFEFEFSENTLLPCYNIQVSVAQGPRNWLLLSDVLKKLKMSSRIFRCNFPNIEIVTIAEAEFYRQVSASLLFSCPKDLEAFNPESKELLDLVEFTNELQTLLGSTVEWLQPSDTGHEGYW; via the exons ATGCTTTCAGCAACTCCTCTGTATGGAAACGTTCATAGTTGGATGAACAGCGAGAGGGTCCGCATGTGTGGGACAAGTGAAGACAG GAAAATTCCTGTGAATGATGGTGACTCTTCAAAAGCCAGGCTGGAACTGAGGGAGGAGAATCCCTTGAATCACACTGTG GTGGATACCAGTGGAGCCCATCGGATTGATGGCCTGGCAGCACTGAGCATGGACCGCACAGGCCTCATCCGGGAAGGGCTCCGGGTCCCTGGCAACATCGTCTACTCTGGCTTGTGTGGACTGGGCTCAGAAAAAGGTCGGGAGGCTGCCCCAAGCTCTCTCGGTGGCCTTGGGTTTTCTTCAGAAAGAAATCCAGAGATGCAATTCAAGCCGAATACTCCTGAGACAGCAGAGGCTTCTGCTGTCTCTGGAAAACCCCCAAATGGCTTCAGTGCTATGTACAAAACACCGCCTGGAATACAAAAAAGTGCTGTAGCCACAGCGGAAAGCTTGGGTTTGGACAGGCCTGCCAGTGACAAACAGAGCCCTCTCAACATCAACGGTGCTAGTTACCTGCGGCTGCCCTGGGTCAACCCTTACATGGAGGGGGCCACGCCAGCCATCTATCCTTTCCTCGACTCGCCAAATAAGTACTCACTGAACATGTACAAGGCCTTGCTACCTCAGCAGTCCTACGGCTTGACCCAGCCGCTGTATTCTCCTGTCTGCACCAGTGGGGAACGCTTCCTCTACCTGCCGCCCCCAAACTATGGTAACCCCCACATCCCCTCCTCCTTGGCTTCGCCCATGAGGCTCTCCACACCTTCAGCCTCTCCAGCCATCCCTCCTCTTGTGCATTGCTCAGACAAAAGCCTCCCATGGAAGATGGGGGTCAACCCTGGGACCCCAGTTGAGTCCCACACTTATCCTCACATCCAAAACAGTAAGCAGCCCAGGGTGCCCTCTGCCAAGGCAGTCAATAGTAGCCTGCCAGGGGACGCAGCTCTCCTGTTGCCCCCTTCACCTCGGCCCTCACCTCGTGTCCACCTTCCAGCTCAGCCCACTGGAGAAACTTACTCCGAGTTCCACAAGCATTATCCTAGGATCTCCACCTCCCCCTCCGTCAGCCTGACGAAGCCATACATGACAGTCAATAGTGAGTTCCCCACAGCCAGGCTGTCCAATGGCAAGTACCCCAAGGTTCCAGACGGGGGTGATGGTGCCCAACCCATGCCTGGGCACACCCGGAAGACAACGGttcaagacagaaaagatggggGCTCCCCACCTCTGTTGGAAAAGCAGACCGTTACCAAAGACGTCACAGATAAACCACTAGACTTGTCTTCTAAAGTGGTAGATGTAGACGCTTCCAAAGCTGACCATGTGAAAAAGATGGCTCCCACAGTCCTGGTTCACAGTCGGGCTGCAAGCGGATTAGTGCTCTCCGGAAGTGAGATTCCAAAAGAAACATCTCCTTCAGGAAACGGCTGTGCAATGTATAGATCCGAGATCATCAGCACTGCTCCCTCCTCCTGGGTGGTGCCAGGGCCAAGTCCTAATGAAGAGAACAGTGGCAAAAGCATGTCGCTGAAAAACAAGGCTTTGGACTGGGCAATACCACAACAGCGGAGCTCCTCATGTCCCCGCATGGGTGGCACAGATGCTGTGATCACTAATGTTTCAGGGTCTGTGTCCAGCTCAGGGCGCCCAGCCTCCGCGTCACCAGCCCCCAATGCCAATGCAGATGGCACCAAGACCAGCAGGAGCTCTGTGGATACCACGCCATCAGTCATCCAGCATGTGGGCCAGCCCCCAGCCACGCCTGCCAAGCACAGTGGCGGCACCAGCAGCAAGGGAGCCAAAGCCAGCAACCCAGAACCGAGCTTCAAAGCAAGCGAGAATGGCCTCCCGCCAACCTCAATATTTCTATCTCCAAACGAAGCATTCAGGTCCCCACCAATTCCCTACCCTAGAAGTTACCTCCCTTACCCAGCGCCAGAGGGCATCGCTCTAAGTCCCCTCTCTTTACATGGCAAAGGGCCTGTGTATCCTCACCCAGTTTTGTTACCCAATGGCAGTCTGTTTCCTGGGCACCTTGCCCCCAAACCTGGCCTGCCCTACGGGCTGCACACCAGCCGGCCAGAATTTGTAACGTACCAAGATGCCCTGGGCTTGGGCATGGTACATCCCATGTTGATCCCACACACCCCCATGGAGATCACAAAAGAGGAGAAGCCGGAAAGAAGGTCCCGCTCCCATGAGCGCGCTCGTTATGAGGACCCAACCCTCCGCAGCCGTTTTTCTGAGATGCTGGAACCCAGCAGCGCCAAACTACACCCAGAAGTCCCCACTGACAAGAACCTGAAGCCAAACCCTAGCTGGAATCAAGGGAAAACTGGGGTCAAAAGCGACAAGCTTGTCTACGGAGACCTTCTCCGTGAAGAAGCCGAGGCTAAGACTGATGCAGGAGCATCCAAACCAGGCCTTGCAGCCGAGAATGTGGGCCAGAACACAGAGTCCACCAAGCCCTCGGCTGACCCCGTGATCCAGCAACACCGTGATTTCATCTCACTCAGAGAGGAGCTGGGCCGCATCAGCGACTTCCACGAATCTTATGCTTTCAAACAGGCCCCGGGCCAGCCAGTGTTTAGCTTAGGCAAGGACAGTGTGGCAGCAGGAACCAACAAAGAAAACCTGGGGGTGCCGGTAGCAACTCCATTCTTGGACACAACTCTGGGCAGCGAGGGCCCTGCTCTGACTTTTGGTAAAGCCCAAGAGGATCCCAAACCATTCTGTGTGAGCAGTGCCCCTCCGAGCATGGATGTCACCCCCACCTATACCAAAGATGGAACTGATGAAGGAGACTCCAACGATGGCAAAGTTCTGAAACCGAAGCCATCCAAGCTGGCAAAAAGAATTGCTAACTCGGCAGGTTATGTGGGTGACCGGTTCAAGTGTGTCACCACCGAACTGTACGCAGATTCCAGTCAGCTCAGCCGAGAGCAGCGGGCATTGCAG ATGGAAGGATTACAAGAGGACAGTATTTTATGTCTACCCGCTGCTTACTGTGAG CGTGCAATGATGCGCTTCTCAGAGTtggagatgaaagagagagaaggtggcCACCCAGCAACCAAAGACACCGAGGTGTGCAAATTCAGCCCAGCTGACTGGGAAAGgttgaaaggaagtcaggacaaaaaaccaaagccagtcGCCCTGGAAGAGGCCGTTGCCGACCAGAACGACGAGAGAT GCGAGTATAGTACTGGAAACAAACATGATCTCTTTGAAGCCCCAGAAGACAAAGCCCTTCCTGTGGAAAAGTATTTCTTAGAGAGGCCACCTATGAGTGAGCCACCCACTGAGCAGGGGGCTGTTGTGGACGTGCCACACAGCCCCACCCTCCGGCTAGACAGGAAGCGCAAAGTGTCAGGTGACAGCACCCACACTGAGACCCAcgctgtggaagagcagccagaggacCCTCTGAAAGCTAAGCGGAGACGGCTCTCCAAAG ATGACTGGCCTGAGAGGGAAATGACAAACAGTTCCTCTAACCACTTAGAAGACCCACATTATAGTGAGCTGACCAACCTGAAGGTGTGCATTGAATTAACAGGGCTCCATCCTAAAAAGCAACGCCACTTGCTGCACCTTAGAGAACGGTGGGAGCAGCAGGTGTCAGCAGCAGAGAGCAAGCCCGGCCGGCAAAGCAAGAAGGAAGTGACCCAGGCTGTTCAGCCTGAGGTCACCTCCCAGGGGAATAGCATCACCATCACTGAAGAGAAGCCTGGCAGGAAAAAGGCAGAGGCCAAAGGCAACAGAGGCTGGTCTGAGGAGGCCCTCAAATCCACTGACAATGACCAAG GCTTGCCTGTGTTCTCCGGCTCTCCGCCCATGAAGAGCCTTTCATCCACCAATGCAAGTGGCAAAAAGCAGACTCAGCCAAGCTGCACGCCAGCCTCGAGGCTGCCTGCCAAACAGCAGAAAATTAAAGAAAGCCAGAAGACAGATGTGCTGTGCGCAGAAGAAGAGCATTGCCAGGCTGTCTCCCCACTGCAAAAATACACCGACAACATCGAGAAGCCATCCGGGAAGAGACTGTGCAAGACCAAGCACTTGATACCTCAGGAGTCCAGGAGGGGCTTGCCGATCACAGGAGACTACTATGTGGAGAGCACTGACAGCAAG ATGACTGTGCGGAGATTCAGAAAACGACCTGAGCCCAGTACTACCGACCTCGATTTGTCACCACCAGCTAAGCAGGAGCCAAAGCCCTTTGACCGGTTGCAACAATTGCTGCCCCCGGCCTCCCAGGCCACACAGCTGCCATGCTCAACTTCTCCTCAAGAGACCACCCAGTCTCGCCCCATGCCGCCAGAAGCTCGAAGACTTATTGTCAATAAGAATGCTGGCGAGACCCTCCTGCAGCGGGCCGCCCGACTAGGCTATGAG GAAGTGGTCTTATATTGCCTGGAGAACAAGATCTGTGATGTGAATCACCGTGACAACGCTGGCTATTGTGCCCTGCATGAAGCTTGTGCCAGGGGATGGCTCAACATTGTTCGACACCTCCTTGAATATGGCGCTGATGTCAACTGCAGTGCCCAGGATGGAACCAG GCCCCTCCATGATGCTGTAGAGAACGACCACTTAGAAATTGTCCGACTGCTTCTTTCCTATGGTGCTGACCCTACTTTGGCCACATACTCAGGTAGAACCATCATGAAGATGACTCACAGCGAACTCATGGAGAAGTTCTTAACAG ACTATTTAAATGACCTACAGGGTCGCAGCGATGATGACTCCAGTGGCTCTTGGGATTTCTatggcagctgtgtgtgtg AGCCAGATGATGAAAGCGGATATGATGTTTTGGCTAATCCCCCGGGACCAGAAGACCAAGATGAAGATGAGGATTCCTATAGCGATCTGTTTGAGTTTGAGTTTTCCGAAAACACGCTCTTGCCGTGTTATAACATCCAAGTGTCCGTCGCTCAGGG GCCAAGGAACTGGCTACTGCTCTCGGACGTACTCAAGAAGTTGAAAATGTCCTCCCGGATCTTCCGCTGCAATTTTCCCAACATAGAAATCGTCACCATTGCAGAGGCTGAGTTTTACCGACAGGTCTCTGCAAGTCTCTTGTTCTCTTGCCCCAAAGACCTGGAGGCCTTCAACCCTGAAAGCAAGGAGCTCTTAGATCTGGTGGAATTCACCAATGAGCTCCAGACTCTTCTGGGTTCTACAGTAGAGTGGCTGCAGCCCAGTGACACAGGCCATGAGGGCTACTGGTGA